A window from Falco naumanni isolate bFalNau1 chromosome 3, bFalNau1.pat, whole genome shotgun sequence encodes these proteins:
- the NDC80 gene encoding kinetochore protein NDC80 homolog: MRRSSIIAGSSGRQSMMALRVQDSNKMGLQTPQMKDRGTFGKLSMSKPTSGTSERKVSFFGKRTSGAGGSRNSQYGVFGTEKIKDPRPLHDKAFIQQCIKQLCEFLAENGYVHNISMKSLQSPSVKDFLKIFTFIYGFLCPSYELPNSKFEEEIPRVFKELGYPFPLSKSSMYTVGAPHTWPQIVTALVWLIDCVKLYVAMKENSPSFDDGQNWGGETDDGIIHNKLFLDYSVKCYEHFMKGNDTFEEFDAEVQSKLKDLFHIDEFQIEGLVADNKRLHEEIARLEKEKESEPDRRVSLRKLKSSLQGDVQKYQAYLANLASLIANLDQKMEGVNEEVERAEMEVEAMKQENARLQHVFDNQKYSVADIERINHERNELQQTINKLTKEVEEEEHQLWNEELKYARNKETIEMQLAEYHKLARKLKLIPVSAENSKGHDFEIQFNPEAGPNCLVKCTQIKTSLTEILNQTEEEIGKATQRKMSLEETLEQVNVMVADKKSSVKMLKEEAEKLDDLYHQKLKEAEEEEQKCANEQELLEKHKQLLESGVNEGLSEATNELHDLQRQYQVVMQTTTEESRKAGDNLNRLLEVIATHVVSIEKYLDEQNAKIDRNYEEFMSEDLLSTLTRILDSYTKKAESL; the protein is encoded by the exons ATGAGACGAAGCTCAATTATTGCCGGAAGCAGCGGTCGGCAATCTATGATGGCACTGAGAGTGCAGGACAGCAACAAGATGGGCCTTCAAACACCTCAGAT GAAGGACAGAGGTACGTTTGGGAAGCTGAGCATGAGCAAACCTACATCTggaacttcagaaagaaaagtcagCTTTTTTGGGAAGAG aACTAGTGGGGCTGGAGGTTCACGCAATAGTCAGTATGGTGTATTTGGTACAGAAAAGATCAAGGATCCCAGGCCACTTCATGACAAGGCATTCATCCAACAGTGTATCAAGCAGCTTTGTGAG ttTCTTGCTGAGAATGGTTATGTCCATAATATTTCCATGAAATCACTACAGTCTCCATCAGTtaaggactttttaaaaatcttcacttTTATCTATGGATTTCTTTGCCCTTCTTATGAACTGCCTAACTCAAAATTTGAAGAGGAAATTCCCAGAGTTTTTAAAGAGCTTGG GTACCCCTTTCCTTTGTCAAAAAGCTCCATGTACACAGTGGGAGCACCACACACGTGGCCTCAGATTGTGACAGCTTTGGTTTGGTTAATCGATTGTGTCAAG TTGTATGTTGCCATGAAGGAAAATTCACCATCATTTGATGATGGACAGAACTGGGGAGGTGAGACGGACGATGGAATTATACATAATAAG cttttcttggaCTACTCTGTGAAGTGCTATGAGCACTTCATGAAAGGGAATGATACTTTTGAAGAATTTGATGCTGAAGTGCAGTCAAAATTAA aggATTTATTTCATATAGATGAATTCCAAATAGAAGGTTTAGTAGCTGACAACAAAAGACTTCATGAAGAAATTGCAagactagaaaaagaaaaggaaagcgAGCCG GATCGTAGAGTATCATTACGAAAGCTGAAATCATCTCTTCAAGGAGATGTCCAGAAATACCAAGCTTATTTGGCTAATCTGGCATCTCTTATAGCCAACCTTGATCAAAAAATGGAAGGTGTTAATGAAGAAGTTGAGAGAGCAG AAATGGAAGTGGAAGCAATGAAGCAGGAGAATGCCCGGCTCCAGCACGTCTTCGATAACCAAAAGTACTCTGTTGCGGACATAGAGAGAATAAATCATGAGAGAAATGAATTACAGCAAACCATTAACAAGCTGACTAAGGAAGTGGAAGAAGAAGAACATCAGCTGTGGAATGAAGAGCTAAAATATGCCAGGAATAAAGAGACG ATCGAAATGCAACTAGCAGAGTATCATAAACTGGCTCGGAAGCTGAAATTAATTCCAGTAAGTGCAGAGAATTCCAAAGGCCATGACTTTGAGATTCAGTTTAATCCGGAGGCAGGACCAAATTGCCTAGTCAAATGCACTCAGATCAAG ACTTCCCTTACGGAGATTCTAAACCAGACTGAGGAAGAAATTGGGAAAGCTACTCAACGGAAAATGTCTTTGGAAGAAACCTTGGAACAG GTGAATGTAATGGTAGCGGACAAGAAAAGCAGtgtgaaaatgctgaaagaggAAGCTGAAAAGCTGGATGATCTTTACCATCAGAAGCTTAAG gaggcagaagaggaagagcaaAAATGTGCAAATGAACAGGAATTGTTAGAGAAGCATAAACAATTACTTGAGAGTGGTGTCAATGAAGGTCTCAGTGAAGCCACAAATGAATTACATGATCTTCAACGACA ATACCAAGTTGTTATGCAAACAACAACAGAAGAGAGCAGGAAAGCTGGTGATAACTTGAATCGTCTTTTAGAAGTGATTGCTACTCACGTAGTATCTATAGAG AAATATCTGGATGAACAGAATGCAAAAATTGACAGAAACTATGAAGAATTCATGTCTGAAGATCTATTGTCAACCTTGACCAGAATTCTAGACAGTTATACAAAGAAGGCTGAAAGTCTGTGA